A genome region from Anopheles stephensi strain Indian chromosome 2, UCI_ANSTEP_V1.0, whole genome shotgun sequence includes the following:
- the LOC118508215 gene encoding protein strawberry notch, with translation MNRMALKKSSYGIEEDDDDEEEEADDKGGDSTDSDFDDDEDPDEIEVPGGGKDLATVATLTKKYKTEAASSSNVVGATGLNRIGMAATGISKTDPQPQQPQQQQHKQQPAQQQLNKISNFVMKQPSKDSIAAASGGTGGYNTTAMKPSVGARLGGVGTTPGTGGSVEMSGMGYGGNSSLAGGGGTTSTIGADSMNKIMTNQLMLQNLQAMLVANPHYLTSGIPTQLISQMVMADPSKLQLNQMPEEEEAEDEEMGVAETYAEYWPAKLKIGKKHPDPVVETASLSSVEPSDVYYQVSIPPETINGGLLSALQLESITYASQAHAHLLPDGTRAGFLIGDGAGVGKGRTIAGIIYENYLKGRKKSIWISVSNDLRYDAERDLRDIGAGKIEVLALNKLKYAKINSSVNHNVKKGVIFGTYSALIGESQSTAGKYKSRLKQLLQWCGPDFDGVIVFDECHKAKNLCPVGSSKPTKTGLTALELQNKLPKARVVYASATGASEPRNMAYMVRLGIWGQGTPFPSFNDFIQAVEKRGVGAMEIVAMDMKQRGMYIARQLSFHGVTFKIEEVPLTKDFKQVYDASVELWVEAMQKFTEAAELIDAESRMKKTMWGQFWSAHQRFFKYLCIASKVNHAVKVAREAIKYGKCVVIGLQSTGEARTLEQLERDDGELSDFVSTAKGVLQSLVEKHFPAPDRNRINRLLGLTENRTQLNSILDDIARSRKEQAAAASSTGRDAKRKRAGMAATKVAGVPKTKRSRNDGSSDEDDGSSSDASSSASSPKRSNESDFQPSDSEPEESDNDDHYDSAASQSDEYNPFFTGSGSDDDDPWVSSKTKSSVSRSSKVKTKGKSSTAAATPMAVAATAARKKPVSTQDKIQAHLTKKQTDTKPTTIQSSNGFSIQLAGGPPPKDAIERACQMKDELLAKIERLGDRLPANTLDQLIDELGGPENVAEMTGRKGRVVQNDDGSIQYESRSEQDVPLETLNITEKQRFMDGTKDVAIISEAASSGISLQSDRRVRNQRRRVHITLELPWSADRAIQQFGRTHRSNQVNAPEYMFLISDLAGERRFASTVAKRLESLGALTHGDRRATETRDLSQFNIDNKYGRTALEAVMKTIMGYEAPIVPPPADYQGDFFKDVAGALVGVGLIVNSEQMPGVLSLDKDYNNISKFLNRILGMPVELQNRLFKYFTDTLEATIEQAKKRGRFDLGILDLGAAGENVTRIKLIRFARKHSTGIAPTELHVVKVERGMIWQEAIDKWAELGGEKEGFYISQHPRNGKYNVILAIEIENPAKKKTLTGDRDAKGRKEATLFQLYHPNTGLQFKHETLAELEKKYKKVLSTEAEPHWTQLYDASINTCSHSYWKGQCRNVSLGHECEVGLRRRTYSVLSGSVLAVWARVENSLAARIGAQSRLQVIRLKTKEGVKIVGTLIPKNCVEQLVKDLATDSEKVDEVIFDDQ, from the exons ATGAATCGAatg GCGCTGAAGAAGTCTTCCTACGGTATTGAAGAGgatgatgacgacgaggaggaagaggcCGACGACAAGGGAGGCGATTCAACTGACTCTGATTTCGACGACGATGAAGATCCGGACGAGATTGAAGTACCAG GCGGTGGGAAAGATCTTGCAACGGTTGCCACGCTAACGAAGAAGTACAAAACGGAAGCGGCCAGCAGTTCGAACGTCGTTGGCGCTACTGGATTGAACCGGATCGGTATGGCAGCGACCGGCATTAGCAAAACCGACCCACAGCCCcaacagccacagcagcagcagcacaaacaacaaccggcgcagcagcagctgaacaAGATCAGCAACTTTGTGATGAAGCAACCTTCCAAAGATTCGATTGCGGCGGCAAGTGGTGGCACCGGCGGCTACAACACAACCGCCATGAAGCCAAGCGTCGGTGCAAGGTTAGGTGGGGTTGGTACGACACCGGGCACCGGTGGCAGTG TGGAAATGTCCGGCATGGGGTACGGTGGAAACTCATCGCTCGCCGGTGGTGGCGGCACCACCAGCACGATCGGTGCCGACAGCATGAACAAAATCATGACCAACCAGCTAATGTTGCAAAACCTGCAAGCGATGCTGGTGGCCAACCCGCACTACCTGACCAGCGGCATACCGACGCAATTGATCTCACAGATGGTGATGGCGGATCCCAGCAAG ctgCAGTTGAACCAAATGcccgaagaggaagaagcggAGGACGAAGAGATGGGTGTGGCGGAAACGTACGCGGAATACTGGCCCGCAAAAT TGAAAATCGGTAAAAAGCATCCGGATCCGGTGGTGGAAACGGCTTCGCTATCTTCCGTGGAACCGAGCGACGTTTACTACCAGGTATCCATCCCCCCGGAGACGATCAACGGTGGGTTGTTGAGTGCGCTGCAGCTAGAATCGATAACGTACGCGAGCCAGGCCCACGCCCACCTACTGCCGGACGGTACGCGGGCCGGCTTTTTGATCGGCGACGGAGCGGGTGTTGGTAAGGGCCGCACGATCGCCGGCATTATCTACGAGAACTATCTGAAGGGGCGCAAAAAATCCATCTGGATATCGGTGTCGAACGATCTGCGGTACGATGCGGAACGGGATTTGCGGGACATTGGAGCGGGGAAAATCGAGGTGCTTGCACTGAACAAG CTAAAGTATGCCAAAATTAACTCCTCCGTTAATCACAACGTCAAGAAGGGTGTTATATTCGGCACATACTCCGCCCTGATCGGGGAGTCGCAAAGCACGGCGGGAAAGTACAAGTCACGGTTGAAGCAGCTGCTCCAGTGGTGCGGCCCAGACTTTGATGGTGTGATCGTGTTTGACGAGTGTCACAAGGCGAAGAACTTGTGCCCGGTCGGGTCGAGCAAACCGACCAAAACGGGTCTGACGGCGTTGGAGCTGCAGAACAAGCTGCCGAAGGCGCGCGTAGTGTATGCGTCCGCTACGGGCGCGTCCGAGCCGCGCAACATGGCGTACATGGTGCGGTTGGGAATATGGGGCCAGGGAACGCCCTTTCCTTCGTTTAACGATTTTATACAGGCCGTTGAAAAGCG TGGAGTCGGTGCGATGGAAATTGTGGCAATGGATATGAAGCAGCGTGGAATGTACATTGCCCGACAGCTCAGCTTCCACGGTGTAACGTTCAAGATAGAGGAGGTACCGCTGACGAAGGACTTTAAGCAGGTGTACGATGCGTCTGTTGAGCTG TGGGTGGAAGCGATGCAAAAGTTTACCGAAGCGGCAGAACTGATCGATGCCGAGAGCCGCATGAAGAAAACGATGTGGGGCCAGTTCTGGTCGGCGCATCAGCGTTTCTTCAAGTATCTGTGCATCGCGTCGAAGGTGAACCACGCCGTGAAGGTGGCCCGGGAAGCCATCAAGTACGGCAAGTGCGTCGTCATCGGGTTGCAATCGACCGGCGAAGCGCGCACGCTCGAGCAGCTCGAGCGTGACGATGGTGAGCTGAGCGATTTCGTTTCCACCGCCAAAGGTGTCCTGCAGTCGTTGGtggaaaaacatttcccaGCGCCGGATCGAAACCGTATCAATCGGTTGCTGGGGTTGACGGAAAATCGTACCCAGCTGAACAGTATTCTGGACGATATTGCCCGTAGCAGGAAGGAGCAGGCTGCTGCCGCATCGTCGACCGGGCGGGACGCGAAACGTAAGCGGGCCGGAATGGCTGCAACGAAAGTGGCGGGCGTGCCAAAGACAAAGCGTTCCAGAAACGACGGTTCGTCGGACGAGGACGATGGTTCGTCGTCGGATGCGTCGTCGTCTGCTTCTTCGCCGAAACGGTCGAACGAATCGGACTTTCAACCGTCGGACAGTGAACCGGAAGAGAGCGACAACGACGACCACTACGACAGTGCTGCCAGCCAGAGCGACGAGTACAATCCATTCTTTACCGGGTCGGGCAGCGACGACGATGATCCGTGGGTGAGCAGCAAAACGAAATCGTCCGTTAGCAGATCGTCGAAGGTGAAGACGAAAGGTAAGTCTTCTACTGCTGCCGCTACTCCGATGGCGGTTGCTGCAACGGCCGCAAGGAAGAAACCGGTCAGCACGCAGGACAAGATACAGGCGCACCTGACGAAGAAGCAAACCGACACGAAGCCCACCACGATTCAGTCCAGCAACGGGTTCTCGATCCAGCTGGCCGGTGGTCCACCGCCCAAGGATGCCATCGAACGGGCGTGCCAGATGAAGGACGAGCTGTTGGCGAAGATAGAGCGTTTAGGCGATCGGCTTCCGGCCAACACGCTCGATCAGCTAATCGACGAGCTGGGCGGTCCGGAAAACGTTGCCGAAATGACGGGTCGCAAGGGGCGGGTGGTACagaacgacgacggttccatTCAGTACGAGTCGCGCTCGGAGCAGGACGTCCCGCTGGAAACGCTTAACATAACGGAAAAGCAACGCTTCATGGACGGCACCAAGGATGTGGCAATCATCTCCGAAGCAGCCTCGAGCGGTATTTCGCTGCAAAGCGACCGACGGGTTCGAAACCAGCGACGACGCGTACACATAACGCTCGAGCTGCCGTGGTCCGCCGACCGGGCAATTCAGCAGTTTGGCCGTACGCATCGCTCGAACCAGGTGAACGCACCCGAATACATGTTCCTTATCTCAGACCTGGCCGGTGAGCGGCGCTTCGCCTCAACCGTAGCCAAACGGCTCGAGTCGCTCGGTGCCCTCACGCACGGTGACCGGCGCGCGACTGAAACGCGCGATTTGTCGCAGTTTAACATCGACAACAAGTACGGCCGGACGGCGCTGGAGGCGGTGATGAAGACGATCATGGGTTACGAGGCACCGATCGTACCCCCGCCGGCCGACTATCAGGGCGATTTCTTCAAGGACGTGGCGGGCGCGCTCGTTGGCGTGGGTTTGATCGTCAACAGCGAACAGATGCCGGGCGTGCTGAGCCTGGACAAGGACTACAACAACATATCGAAGTTCCTCAACCGTATCCTCGGCATGCCGGTCGAGCTGCAGAACCGGCTGTTCAAATACTTTACCGACACCCTGGAGGCTACGATCGAGCAGGCGAAGAAGCGGGGCCGATTCGATTTGGGCATTTTAG ATCTTGGTGCAGCAGGCGAGAACGTGACACGCATCAAGCTGATCCGATTTGCCCGCAAACATTCTACCGGCATTGCGCCGACCGAGCTGCACGTCGTTAAGGTGGAGCGTGGCATGATCTGGCAGGAAGCAATCGACAA ATGGGCAGAACTCGGTGGCGAAAAGGAGGGTTTCTACATCTCGCAACATCCCCGCAACGGTAAGTACAACGTGATACTGGCAATCGAGATCGAGAATCCGGCCAAGAAGAAAACGCTGACCGGGGACCGGGATGCGAAGGGCAGGAAGGAGGCCACCCTGTTCCAGCTCTACCATCCCAACACGGGCCTCCAGTTCAAGCACGAGACGCTAGCCGAGCTGGAGAAAAAGTACAAAAAGGTGCTCAGCACGGAAGCGGAACCGCACTGGACGCAGCTGTACGACGCGTCGATCAACACCTGCTCGCACAGCTACTGGAAGGGCCAGTGTCGTAACGTTTCGCTCGGGCATGAGTGTGAG GTCGGTTTACGACGCCGTACGTACAGCGTGCTGTCCGGCTCGGTACTGGCCGTGTGGGCCCGGGTCGAGAATAGTTTGGCGGCGCGCATCGGCGCCCAGTCCCGGCTGCAGGTGATCCGGCTGAAGACGAAGGAAGGTGTGAAGATCGTCGGTACGCTCATTCCAAAGAACTGCGTCGAGCAGCTGGTAAAGGATCTGGCCACCGATTCCGAGAAGGTGGACGAGGTGATCTTTGACGATCAGTAA